The following nucleotide sequence is from Paenibacillus odorifer.
CCGCGATCAGCCCATGTATCTCATCGGCCCACGCTATTTCGATTTATATGTTACGTTATTAAAAATGATTATACCAATCGCTGTAGTTGTTTCTTTAATCGCTCTGGTTGCTGATTACTTGATTGGCTACAGCGGCGATAAAACAGTTGCGGATATTGTTACTGCAGTTATAAGTACAGGAATTGGAACCTTCCTTGAAGTAGGAATCCAAGTCTTTTTTTGGATAACTGTTGTGTTCGCTATTATCGAACGGGCGGATAAAGGAAAGGAAGGGCATCCGCTTACTACAAAATTAAGGAAATGGACTCCTGATGATTTGAAGGATATCGCGCTTGTCCATAAGAAAAAAGCAATTACAAGCTTCGAAGTGTTCGGAAGTTTACTGTGGACTGCCATTTGGGCTACTGTTTATTTTAATGCTGAACACCTGATCAGAGTCTATAGAGGCGGTGAAGGCGCACTTAACTTCGTAGCCCCAGCTTTTAATCAGCATGTGTTACTTGATTATTGGCCTATTATTCTTATTGTGATCGGATTAGAAGTCGCATTAACTATATATAAATTAATCAAGAGACAATGGACTAGAGAATTAGCATTATGTAATACGGTCCTCGAGCTCATTGTACTTATTGTATTCGCTGTTATCCTTATAAATCCGAATGTATTTAACCAAGAATTCATTAACTACATGTCTAATTTATTAACTACTACAGCTAACCAATTTGAAACGGGGCTAGTAGGTGGAGGTATAGCAGTCTTGATTTTAGTTGCGGTCCTCAATATATATGAAGGCTTCCGCAAGGCTCGCCTCTAGTATTCGCAGAGCGGTGATTCTCCTGTTATTTGGAGAATTGCCGCTTTGTTTTCTGACTCGTTGAATGCCTGCTTAAAATGCTTCAACAGTATTGTCACCCTCTAAGAGTTACGGACCCAGATGACTTAATTTGCACATTTTCTGCCTTTGGAACAGGGCTTCGGACTCCAATGACGTTATTCCCTCGAAAGAGCTCCATATCGGGGTGTTTCAAGGCAATAGCGGCTATGCGGTCCGTTGGCATCCCAAACGTGCGATATTTCTGGGTTTAGTGTCATCTGTGTCCGATAGGTGTTTCGTATGTGCAAATGTTAGCGAAGAATACGAAAAAAAGGAGTTGTCCCATAAGCCATGAATGGCTGCTAGGACAACTCCTTCTGATTTAATTAAATAGTTCAAGCTCGATAACCGTATCCATCTCATCAGGTAACATCGCGCCTTTTAATGTAATAAACGCTCCACCGTCAACATCCGAATATTCCTCAGCCATCCACGGCGCCTCCACCTTTAGCTCGGTACCATCACGTAGTAATCTGGCCTTTTTAATCTTCCCTTTCAAGCCTTGGAAATAGATCGGGCCAATTCCACGGTCGTAAACGTGCGCATATAACTTATTGCCCTTTTGCGTATAACGTCC
It contains:
- a CDS encoding HAAS signaling domain-containing protein, with the translated sequence MKLIEIYIHEVTRRLPEQNREDIALELRSTIEDMLPDDYDEKEVKAVLEKLGNPAILASEYRDQPMYLIGPRYFDLYVTLLKMIIPIAVVVSLIALVADYLIGYSGDKTVADIVTAVISTGIGTFLEVGIQVFFWITVVFAIIERADKGKEGHPLTTKLRKWTPDDLKDIALVHKKKAITSFEVFGSLLWTAIWATVYFNAEHLIRVYRGGEGALNFVAPAFNQHVLLDYWPIILIVIGLEVALTIYKLIKRQWTRELALCNTVLELIVLIVFAVILINPNVFNQEFINYMSNLLTTTANQFETGLVGGGIAVLILVAVLNIYEGFRKARL